One Cryobacterium psychrophilum DNA segment encodes these proteins:
- a CDS encoding ABC transporter substrate-binding protein produces MTPAPLSPFSRQSFKRITTGAATAAALALLLMSCASDTGSSTADSAGAASFGDASIQLSWIKNAEFMGEFVADDAGYFTAVGFDSVDLIPGPASAEAGVISGNVDMGVGNAISTGTAIAQEGAPLKIIGATYQKNPFTILSLKGVGNIATLDDLAGKTIGVQASNQSLWDAFLKINNIDPSTITVVPVEYDPTPLFNGEVDGWFAYLTNESIDAELAGLDPVNLPLADNGLPFVAETLTVSDDAIKNDREKLKALLVAEIKGWTDAINDPTAAATLTVNTYGKDLGLKMEKETRQAEIQSTDLIVSADTKANGLFTISDALQKQSIATLKAAGIDIDAGSLFDMTLLDEVYQENPDLIAYSK; encoded by the coding sequence ATGACGCCAGCCCCACTGTCCCCGTTCTCCCGTCAATCCTTCAAGCGCATCACCACCGGGGCCGCCACCGCTGCCGCCCTCGCACTCCTCCTCATGTCCTGTGCCAGCGACACCGGATCGTCGACAGCTGATTCCGCCGGGGCCGCGTCATTCGGTGACGCGAGCATTCAGCTGTCGTGGATAAAGAACGCTGAGTTCATGGGTGAGTTCGTCGCCGACGACGCCGGCTACTTCACTGCAGTGGGCTTCGACTCGGTCGACCTCATTCCCGGCCCGGCATCGGCTGAGGCCGGCGTCATCTCCGGCAATGTCGATATGGGCGTCGGCAACGCCATCTCTACCGGGACCGCTATCGCCCAAGAGGGCGCACCGCTGAAGATCATCGGGGCGACGTACCAGAAGAACCCGTTCACCATCCTCTCGCTCAAGGGCGTCGGCAACATCGCTACTCTCGACGACCTCGCGGGCAAGACCATTGGAGTGCAGGCCAGTAACCAGAGCCTGTGGGATGCCTTCCTCAAGATCAACAACATCGACCCATCCACGATCACGGTGGTTCCGGTCGAGTACGACCCGACCCCTCTCTTCAATGGAGAGGTCGACGGTTGGTTCGCCTACCTCACCAATGAGAGCATTGATGCCGAGCTGGCTGGCCTAGACCCGGTCAACCTGCCGCTCGCCGACAACGGCCTGCCGTTCGTGGCCGAGACGCTCACCGTCTCAGATGATGCGATCAAGAACGACCGTGAGAAGCTCAAGGCGCTACTGGTTGCCGAGATCAAAGGTTGGACTGACGCTATCAACGACCCGACGGCCGCTGCGACCCTCACCGTCAACACATACGGCAAGGATCTTGGCTTGAAGATGGAGAAGGAGACCCGCCAGGCAGAGATCCAGTCGACCGACCTCATTGTGAGCGCCGACACCAAGGCGAACGGTCTCTTCACCATCAGCGATGCGCTCCAAAAGCAGTCCATCGCGACTTTGAAGGCTGCCGGAATCGACATTGACGCCGGCTCCCTGTTTGATATGACCCTGCTGGACGAGGTTTACCAGGAAAATCCCGACCTCATCGCGTACAGCAAGTAA
- a CDS encoding amidase, with the protein MAEPHELTALEQWQALQRGELSPSELTEHYLARIEARDATLGAFVTVTASRSRARARQVERSVPRTAPLWGLPFADKDLQLRAGVPARFGSRLMQDFIPEESDDLVIALDEAGGVSLGKTNTPEFGLPSYTEGLAGPPARNPWDLRLGAGGSSGGAAVAVSARLLPFAPGSDGGGSVRIPAAVCGLVGVKPSRGRVPAASGIDKLGGLSVAGPLARTVADAALLLDAMITPRGNHPDHHFTLRAPGDDGPLLAHAMHGEGRFQLGVMTTSAWDNDYDIDLAPEAVAALETAREELDVLGHGIDDIALDPDPSYVPAFRTIWQAGAASIPAEGEAQEQLLDPLTRWLMHRGRALTARELAEALAALSTFERSFIRQLSRFDAVLTPALALTPRPVGWYDAEDGERNFAQQVQYTPFTSMVNVSGLPAIVLPVAQTADGLPMGVQLIGRPGGEAPLFALGAQLERRFRWQDRVPPEPGSAVNDAEW; encoded by the coding sequence ATGGCTGAACCGCATGAATTGACCGCGCTCGAGCAGTGGCAGGCCCTCCAGCGTGGAGAGCTGAGTCCCTCTGAGCTCACGGAGCACTACCTGGCGAGAATTGAGGCGCGTGACGCGACCCTCGGCGCGTTTGTGACGGTGACCGCGTCCAGGTCCAGGGCCAGGGCCCGCCAGGTGGAGCGGAGTGTGCCGCGAACGGCACCGCTGTGGGGGCTGCCGTTCGCCGACAAGGACCTGCAGTTGCGAGCCGGCGTCCCCGCGCGCTTCGGGTCGAGGCTCATGCAAGATTTCATTCCGGAGGAATCCGATGACCTCGTGATCGCACTCGACGAGGCCGGCGGCGTGAGCCTCGGTAAGACGAACACACCCGAATTCGGGTTGCCGTCGTACACGGAGGGACTTGCGGGGCCGCCGGCACGAAACCCGTGGGACCTCCGACTGGGAGCCGGCGGTTCGAGCGGCGGCGCGGCGGTCGCCGTGTCCGCCCGGTTGCTTCCGTTCGCGCCCGGCTCCGACGGTGGAGGGTCCGTGCGCATCCCCGCGGCGGTGTGCGGCCTCGTGGGCGTCAAGCCGTCCCGCGGTCGGGTGCCGGCGGCATCCGGTATCGACAAGCTCGGCGGGCTTTCGGTGGCCGGACCGCTCGCCCGCACGGTAGCGGATGCCGCGCTGCTGCTCGATGCGATGATCACGCCGCGCGGAAATCACCCGGACCACCACTTCACCCTGCGTGCCCCGGGGGACGACGGTCCCCTGCTCGCGCATGCCATGCACGGAGAAGGACGGTTCCAGCTCGGGGTGATGACGACCTCGGCGTGGGACAACGACTACGACATCGACCTGGCCCCTGAGGCTGTCGCAGCCCTGGAGACCGCGCGGGAAGAACTCGACGTGCTCGGTCACGGCATCGATGACATCGCTCTTGACCCGGATCCCAGCTACGTTCCGGCTTTTCGTACCATCTGGCAGGCCGGGGCCGCGAGCATCCCCGCGGAGGGCGAAGCCCAGGAACAACTGCTGGACCCGCTCACGCGGTGGCTCATGCACCGCGGCCGCGCACTGACCGCTCGCGAGCTGGCCGAGGCGCTCGCCGCGCTGAGCACGTTCGAGCGTTCGTTCATACGACAGCTCTCGCGTTTCGATGCCGTTCTCACGCCGGCGCTGGCCCTCACCCCGCGGCCGGTGGGCTGGTATGACGCAGAAGACGGGGAGCGTAACTTCGCCCAGCAAGTGCAGTACACGCCTTTCACCTCCATGGTGAACGTCAGTGGCCTGCCGGCGATCGTCTTGCCGGTGGCGCAGACCGCCGACGGCCTGCCGATGGGCGTGCAGCTCATTGGTCGCCCTGGCGGCGAGGCCCCCCTGTTCGCGCTCGGCGCCCAGCTCGAACGGCGGTTCCGGTGGCAGGATCGCGTGCCGCCCGAGCCGGGGTCTGCCGTGAACGATGCCGAATGGTGA
- a CDS encoding SDR family NAD(P)-dependent oxidoreductase, with product MPRAPYNPMGTTALITGASSGIGAGYAHELAQRGADLVLVARRQDRLEALAVDLAEKYGTVSTVIPLDLTAGDAVPELVADLTNRNIAIGTLVNSAGFGTIGAFVHTDAARQLEQLRLNVIALTHLTHALLPDLVDTAARHPHAAALVNLASTAAFQPMPHMSVYAASKAYVLSFTESLWYETRSTGLKVTAVCPGFVDTEFASVAGSTTPYRSLTVERVIHSTCSALDRRVTPPQVIVGKRNALLARAVVLSPRRAVLSIAARRH from the coding sequence ATGCCACGCGCACCGTACAACCCCATGGGAACCACCGCCCTGATCACCGGCGCCTCAAGCGGAATCGGAGCCGGGTACGCACACGAACTGGCCCAGCGCGGCGCGGACCTCGTTCTCGTGGCCCGACGCCAGGACCGCCTCGAGGCCCTCGCCGTTGACCTGGCAGAGAAGTACGGCACCGTGTCGACGGTGATACCCCTCGACCTGACCGCCGGGGACGCGGTCCCCGAGCTGGTGGCCGACCTGACGAATCGCAATATCGCGATCGGCACGCTCGTCAACAGCGCGGGCTTCGGTACCATCGGCGCCTTCGTGCACACGGACGCTGCCCGGCAGCTCGAGCAGTTACGGTTGAACGTTATCGCCCTCACGCACCTCACCCACGCTCTGCTGCCCGACCTGGTGGACACGGCCGCCCGGCATCCCCATGCGGCGGCGCTCGTGAACCTTGCGAGCACGGCCGCTTTCCAGCCCATGCCTCACATGTCGGTCTACGCCGCGAGCAAGGCCTACGTGCTCAGTTTCACGGAGTCGCTCTGGTACGAGACGCGATCGACCGGTCTCAAGGTCACCGCGGTGTGCCCCGGGTTTGTCGACACGGAATTCGCCAGCGTCGCCGGAAGCACCACTCCATATCGATCCCTCACCGTGGAACGTGTCATACACAGCACGTGCTCGGCGCTCGACCGCCGTGTCACTCCTCCGCAGGTGATCGTCGGCAAACGCAACGCACTGCTGGCCCGCGCCGTAGTTCTCTCGCCGCGCCGGGCCGTTCTCTCTATCGCCGCTCGTCGTCACTGA
- a CDS encoding GNAT family N-acetyltransferase, which yields MLEEEYERPRRLPRHLRPEPASENAFSYTMREARVTDLPNIREIYNYYVANSTVTFDEDAMTLPEWRDKFYYLSKHGMPFIVAESPAGQVLGYALVAPWKQKRAFRFTVENSIYLGAASTGKGLGRKLLAELIARSKAAGLKEIIAVIADQGADASIKLHEDFGFEEIGRMGKVGFKFERWLGTVLMQKSLK from the coding sequence GTGCTGGAAGAAGAATATGAGCGGCCAAGACGGCTGCCGAGGCACCTGAGGCCGGAACCGGCGTCCGAGAATGCGTTCTCGTACACGATGCGCGAGGCGCGGGTCACCGACCTGCCGAACATCCGCGAGATCTATAACTACTACGTGGCCAACAGCACGGTGACCTTCGACGAAGACGCCATGACCCTGCCGGAGTGGCGCGACAAGTTCTACTACCTCAGCAAGCACGGGATGCCGTTCATCGTGGCCGAGTCGCCGGCCGGACAGGTTCTCGGCTATGCCCTCGTAGCGCCGTGGAAGCAGAAACGGGCGTTCCGGTTCACGGTGGAGAATTCCATTTACCTGGGCGCGGCATCCACGGGCAAGGGGCTGGGCCGAAAGCTGCTGGCCGAGCTGATCGCACGATCGAAAGCCGCCGGGCTCAAGGAGATCATCGCCGTCATCGCCGACCAGGGAGCGGACGCCTCGATCAAGCTGCACGAGGACTTCGGCTTCGAGGAGATCGGGCGTATGGGCAAGGTCGGGTTCAAGTTCGAGCGCTGGCTCGGAACCGTGCTCATGCAGAAGAGCCTGAAGTAG
- a CDS encoding uracil-DNA glycosylase: MLSLTAAPIDRGWATALAPVAPELERLEHFLDDEIAAGRPWLPAEGNVLRAFREPFDSVRVLIVGQDPYPTPGHAIGLAFAVDPHVRPVPRSLVNIYRELASDVGVAPPGHGDLTAWSRAGVLLLNRVLTVRSGEAGSHRRHDWEAVTEQAIRALVARDAPLVAILWGKDAASLRPVLGETPIIESPHPSPLSARRGFFGSRPFSRANELLRAQGATPVDWAFE; the protein is encoded by the coding sequence ATCCTGAGCCTCACGGCCGCGCCGATCGACCGGGGCTGGGCCACGGCGCTGGCACCGGTTGCCCCCGAGCTGGAACGACTCGAGCATTTTCTCGACGATGAAATCGCGGCGGGACGACCCTGGTTGCCCGCCGAAGGTAACGTGCTGCGCGCCTTTCGCGAACCCTTCGATTCCGTGCGCGTGCTCATCGTGGGACAGGACCCCTACCCGACACCGGGGCACGCGATTGGGCTCGCCTTCGCCGTCGACCCGCATGTGCGCCCCGTGCCGCGCAGCCTGGTCAACATCTACCGGGAACTGGCGAGCGACGTGGGTGTGGCGCCGCCCGGGCACGGCGACCTCACCGCCTGGTCGCGCGCCGGTGTGCTCCTGCTCAACCGAGTGCTTACCGTTCGGTCAGGGGAGGCGGGTTCTCACCGGCGGCACGACTGGGAAGCAGTGACGGAGCAGGCCATTCGGGCACTGGTGGCCCGCGATGCTCCGCTCGTGGCGATACTCTGGGGAAAGGACGCCGCATCGCTCAGGCCGGTTCTCGGTGAGACGCCGATAATCGAGTCGCCGCATCCCAGCCCGCTATCGGCTCGCCGGGGCTTCTTCGGATCCCGCCCGTTCAGCCGTGCCAACGAGCTGTTGCGTGCCCAGGGCGCGACCCCGGTGGATTGGGCGTTCGAGTAA
- a CDS encoding Type 1 glutamine amidotransferase-like domain-containing protein — MSVHLVGGGSAPEHDASVYGPFFREAAARAAASGRSEPRIAIVAVGAGDAADHSARLTAALAATGPFEPVVTVLEPDGLATNLSIADVDGILIGGGATPAYLRALLPISGEIRRQVSAGVPYLGFSAGAMIAAERAILGGWRIGGVEVSPQGTAGDLDEITIEQGIGLLDVTVDVHAAQWGTLSRLISATEAGLIDGGLAIDENTALVVGEGALSVAGVGSVWRVSQADGGVLVSTFGA; from the coding sequence ATGAGCGTGCACCTGGTCGGTGGTGGCTCTGCGCCCGAGCACGACGCGAGTGTCTACGGGCCATTCTTCCGGGAAGCAGCGGCCCGCGCCGCGGCATCCGGTCGCAGTGAGCCGCGCATCGCGATCGTTGCCGTGGGCGCAGGTGACGCCGCGGACCACAGCGCACGACTCACCGCGGCCCTCGCCGCTACGGGCCCCTTCGAGCCCGTCGTCACGGTGCTCGAGCCTGACGGCCTCGCGACGAACCTGTCGATAGCGGATGTCGATGGGATCCTCATTGGCGGGGGTGCCACCCCCGCTTACCTGCGGGCCCTGCTGCCCATCAGTGGGGAGATTCGCCGCCAGGTCTCTGCCGGGGTGCCCTACCTCGGCTTCTCGGCCGGCGCGATGATCGCCGCCGAACGCGCCATCCTGGGCGGCTGGCGCATTGGCGGCGTCGAGGTGAGTCCGCAGGGCACCGCCGGGGACCTCGACGAGATCACGATCGAGCAGGGCATCGGACTGCTCGACGTGACCGTGGACGTGCACGCCGCCCAGTGGGGCACCCTGTCCCGGCTGATTTCCGCGACAGAGGCCGGCCTCATCGATGGCGGTCTCGCGATCGACGAGAACACCGCACTGGTTGTCGGCGAGGGCGCCCTGAGCGTAGCCGGGGTCGGCAGCGTGTGGCGGGTGAGCCAGGCGGACGGTGGCGTGCTCGTGAGCACCTTCGGTGCTTGA
- a CDS encoding bifunctional 2-methylcitrate synthase/citrate synthase, which yields MTEPKIFKGLAGVVVDTTAISKVNPDTNSLLYRGYPVQQLAARCNFEEVAYLLWYGELPTETQLADFETAERALRHLEPAVRRVIDELPLTAHPMDVVRTAVSVIGASDPQTSDDSPEADLAKAVRLFAQLPAIVSYDQRRRHGLGLVEPRSDLGYSANFLHMTFGEVPELVVVNAFDVSMILYAEHSFNASTFTARVITSTLADYYSAVTGAIGALKGALHGGANEAVMHTFTEIGLGAGAGERATDWLAQALVDKRKIMGFGHRVYKSGDSRVPTMRAALLTLIEHYDAPEMLEMYESLEAAMASKKAILPNLDYPSGPAYHLMGFDTLSFTPLFVAARVTGWTAHIIEQRASNSLIRPLSLYNGHDERHVPGAAHSA from the coding sequence GTGACCGAGCCCAAGATCTTCAAGGGACTGGCCGGGGTCGTTGTCGACACCACCGCCATTTCCAAGGTCAACCCCGACACGAACTCCCTGCTATACCGGGGCTATCCGGTGCAGCAACTGGCCGCGCGATGCAACTTCGAGGAGGTGGCGTACCTGCTCTGGTACGGAGAGCTTCCGACCGAGACGCAGCTCGCCGACTTCGAAACGGCAGAACGTGCCCTGCGGCACCTCGAGCCCGCGGTACGCCGTGTGATCGATGAGCTGCCGCTCACCGCACACCCGATGGACGTCGTGCGCACCGCGGTCAGCGTCATCGGCGCGAGCGACCCACAGACGAGCGATGACTCGCCCGAGGCCGACCTCGCCAAGGCGGTGCGCCTCTTCGCGCAGCTGCCCGCAATCGTGTCGTACGACCAGCGCCGCCGCCATGGGCTCGGCCTCGTCGAGCCGCGCTCCGATCTGGGGTACTCGGCGAACTTCCTGCACATGACCTTCGGTGAGGTGCCGGAGCTCGTCGTTGTGAACGCGTTCGACGTGTCGATGATCCTGTACGCGGAGCACTCGTTCAACGCGTCGACGTTCACCGCGCGCGTCATCACGTCGACACTCGCGGACTACTATTCGGCGGTCACCGGAGCGATCGGGGCGCTCAAGGGAGCGCTGCACGGTGGCGCGAACGAAGCCGTCATGCACACGTTCACCGAGATCGGCCTCGGCGCCGGCGCCGGCGAGCGGGCGACGGACTGGCTGGCCCAGGCGCTCGTCGACAAGCGCAAGATCATGGGCTTCGGCCACCGCGTCTACAAGAGCGGCGACTCGCGGGTACCCACGATGCGCGCGGCACTGCTCACGCTCATCGAGCACTACGACGCGCCCGAGATGCTGGAGATGTACGAATCCCTCGAGGCCGCTATGGCCTCGAAGAAGGCGATTCTGCCGAACCTGGACTATCCGTCCGGACCGGCCTATCACCTGATGGGATTCGACACCCTGAGCTTCACCCCGCTGTTCGTGGCCGCCCGGGTGACCGGGTGGACCGCGCACATCATCGAGCAGCGCGCGTCGAACTCACTCATCCGTCCGCTGTCGCTCTACAACGGTCATGACGAGCGTCACGTGCCGGGAGCGGCGCACTCGGCGTAG
- the prpB gene encoding methylisocitrate lyase produces the protein MLYSRVSAADKRIALRAGLASGVLQRYPGAFNPLSAKLIQNKGFEGVYISGAVLSADLGLPDIGLTTLTEVAGRSQQMARMTDLPAIVDADTGFGEPMNVARTIQTLEDAGLAGMHIEDQVNPKRCGHLDGKQVVDDDTAIKRIRAAVDARRDPNFLVMARTDIRAVDGLDAALDRARKLVDAGADAIFPEAMGSLAEFEAMRAAVDVPLLANMTEFGKGQLFTVDELANVGMNMVIFPVSLLRLAMGAADRGLDSILQQGTLEPMLGEMQHRADLYELLEYSEYSHFDSGIFDFTLNPHITSKV, from the coding sequence ATGCTGTACTCCCGTGTCTCGGCCGCTGACAAGCGGATTGCCCTGCGCGCCGGCCTCGCATCAGGCGTGCTGCAGCGCTATCCCGGCGCATTCAACCCGCTGTCGGCCAAGCTCATCCAGAACAAGGGCTTTGAGGGGGTGTACATCTCCGGGGCGGTGCTTTCGGCCGACCTGGGCCTGCCTGATATCGGCCTGACGACGCTCACCGAGGTTGCCGGCCGAAGCCAGCAGATGGCCAGGATGACGGACCTGCCGGCGATCGTCGACGCGGACACCGGCTTCGGCGAACCGATGAACGTGGCACGGACGATCCAGACGCTCGAGGACGCCGGCCTTGCTGGCATGCACATCGAGGACCAGGTCAACCCGAAGCGGTGCGGCCACCTTGACGGCAAGCAGGTCGTTGACGACGACACAGCGATCAAGCGCATCCGCGCTGCGGTCGACGCACGTCGAGACCCGAACTTCCTGGTCATGGCGCGTACGGACATCCGCGCCGTCGACGGTTTGGACGCCGCGCTCGACCGGGCCAGGAAGCTCGTCGACGCGGGGGCCGACGCGATTTTCCCCGAAGCGATGGGTAGCCTCGCCGAGTTCGAGGCCATGCGCGCCGCGGTGGACGTTCCGCTGCTTGCGAATATGACCGAATTCGGCAAGGGTCAGCTTTTCACCGTTGACGAGCTCGCGAACGTGGGCATGAACATGGTCATCTTCCCCGTTTCGCTTCTGCGCCTCGCCATGGGGGCTGCCGATCGGGGGCTCGACTCGATTCTGCAGCAGGGTACGCTCGAGCCGATGCTTGGTGAGATGCAACATCGTGCCGATCTGTACGAGCTGCTTGAGTACTCGGAGTACAGCCACTTCGACTCCGGCATCTTTGATTTCACCCTCAACCCGCACATCACATCCAAGGTCTGA
- a CDS encoding MmgE/PrpD family protein, translating to MQLHHIRVHRSEENLAREDQLAWKIAECAADPVAVTDDVTEMIINRVIDNASVAAASLTRKPVTAARSQALAHPRSNGGEGSTVFGLDLARRVSPEWAAWANGVAVRELDYHDTFLAAEYSHPGDNIPPILAVAQHLASAKGLTGRDLVRGIATGYEIQIDLVKSISLHAHKIDHVAHLGPSAAAGIGSLLGLEKDIIFQAIGQALHTTTATRQSRKGEISSWKSHAPAFAGKMAIEAVDRALRGETSPTPIYEGEDGVIAWLLDGPEGSYDVSLPQPGSAKRAILDSYTKEHSAEYQAQAWIDLARRLHRAHPELASGESIASVVIHTSHHTHYVIGSGANDPQKYDPTASRETLDHSIPYIFTVALQDGSWHHVDSYSPERAGRPDTVALWSKVTTTEDKEWTRRYHSLDVTEKAFGGRVVITLTDGRTITDEIAVADAHPLGAKPFGRTEYVNKFRMLAADVLEPAEVERFLALAERLPELNAVELGQLTITARPGLLPTTSVMGIF from the coding sequence GTGCAGCTCCACCACATTCGAGTTCACCGTAGTGAAGAAAACCTCGCCCGCGAGGACCAGCTTGCCTGGAAGATCGCCGAGTGCGCGGCCGATCCCGTTGCCGTCACCGACGACGTCACCGAAATGATCATCAACCGTGTTATCGACAACGCCTCCGTTGCCGCGGCGTCACTGACCCGCAAGCCCGTGACGGCGGCCCGGTCGCAGGCGCTCGCCCACCCCCGCTCGAACGGCGGCGAAGGATCGACCGTCTTCGGCCTCGATCTCGCCCGGAGGGTCTCTCCGGAGTGGGCGGCCTGGGCGAACGGCGTGGCCGTGCGTGAACTCGACTACCACGACACGTTCCTCGCCGCGGAATACTCCCACCCTGGCGACAACATTCCTCCGATCCTCGCGGTAGCCCAGCACCTCGCCTCCGCCAAGGGGCTCACCGGCCGCGACCTCGTTCGTGGCATCGCCACCGGATACGAGATCCAGATCGACCTCGTGAAGTCGATCAGCCTGCACGCGCACAAAATCGACCATGTGGCCCACCTCGGCCCGTCGGCCGCCGCCGGCATCGGTTCTCTCCTCGGTCTCGAGAAGGACATCATTTTCCAGGCCATCGGCCAGGCCCTGCACACCACGACGGCCACGCGCCAGTCGCGCAAGGGGGAAATCAGCAGCTGGAAATCCCACGCTCCGGCCTTCGCCGGCAAGATGGCCATCGAGGCCGTGGACCGCGCACTGCGCGGCGAGACCAGCCCGACACCCATCTACGAGGGTGAAGACGGTGTCATCGCCTGGCTGCTTGACGGCCCCGAGGGGTCCTATGACGTGTCCCTGCCCCAGCCCGGCAGCGCCAAGCGCGCCATTCTGGACAGCTACACGAAGGAGCACTCGGCGGAGTACCAGGCGCAGGCCTGGATCGACCTCGCACGTCGACTTCACCGCGCCCATCCTGAACTCGCGTCGGGTGAGTCCATTGCCTCCGTCGTCATTCACACGAGCCACCACACGCACTACGTGATCGGCTCCGGCGCGAACGACCCGCAGAAATACGATCCCACCGCATCGCGGGAGACCCTCGACCACTCGATTCCCTACATCTTCACGGTGGCGCTGCAGGACGGCAGCTGGCACCACGTCGACTCCTACTCGCCCGAGCGCGCGGGGCGCCCCGACACGGTGGCGCTCTGGTCCAAGGTGACCACGACCGAGGACAAGGAATGGACGCGCCGCTACCATTCCCTCGACGTCACGGAGAAGGCCTTCGGCGGTCGCGTGGTCATCACGCTCACCGACGGCCGCACGATCACCGACGAGATCGCCGTTGCCGACGCGCATCCGCTCGGCGCCAAGCCCTTCGGTCGCACGGAATACGTGAACAAGTTCCGGATGCTCGCCGCCGACGTGCTCGAGCCCGCGGAAGTCGAACGTTTCCTTGCCCTGGCCGAGCGCCTCCCTGAGCTGAATGCCGTCGAACTCGGCCAGCTGACGATCACGGCCAGGCCCGGGTTGCTGCCGACGACAAGCGTGATGGGAATCTTCTAA
- a CDS encoding GntR family transcriptional regulator: protein MISFVYTESAKLGSKAPISASERAYRQLRSEILDGELAPGAGLLEVEQAERIGVSRTPLRAAVARLIADGLVVGRNGRGFEVTELSIASITGLYELREGLEVHAARLAAERRNPEGFEALRVQFRDAPELLLQGETGIHRYYELIDDFEAAIDAAVANPFLLGALESVRTHLARIRRIARGNQARLRAAAAEHLLIIDAIIAGDTSLAAHATHIHLYQSLTNVLATLGEEAAVPAD, encoded by the coding sequence ATGATTAGTTTTGTGTATACAGAATCCGCAAAGCTAGGGTCGAAAGCCCCTATCAGTGCCAGCGAGCGAGCGTATCGGCAGTTGCGCAGCGAGATTCTCGACGGTGAGTTGGCGCCCGGTGCCGGCTTGCTTGAGGTTGAGCAGGCGGAACGGATCGGTGTGTCGCGCACCCCCTTACGGGCCGCTGTCGCCCGATTGATCGCCGACGGCCTCGTCGTGGGTCGCAACGGGCGTGGCTTCGAGGTGACCGAGTTGTCTATCGCGAGCATCACGGGTCTCTACGAACTGCGGGAGGGACTTGAGGTGCACGCCGCGAGGCTTGCCGCCGAGCGACGCAACCCGGAGGGCTTCGAGGCCCTGCGCGTGCAGTTCCGCGATGCTCCGGAGCTTCTGCTGCAGGGCGAGACCGGGATTCACCGCTACTACGAGCTCATCGACGACTTCGAAGCGGCCATCGACGCTGCCGTGGCCAACCCGTTCCTGCTCGGTGCCCTGGAGAGCGTGCGAACGCACCTTGCCCGCATCCGCCGCATAGCCCGCGGAAATCAGGCGCGCCTGCGGGCAGCGGCGGCAGAACATCTGCTCATCATTGACGCCATTATCGCCGGCGATACCTCGCTAGCCGCCCACGCCACCCATATCCATCTCTACCAGAGCCTCACAAACGTTCTCGCAACGCTTGGTGAGGAAGCGGCCGTCCCGGCCGATTAA